The proteins below come from a single Mugil cephalus isolate CIBA_MC_2020 chromosome 7, CIBA_Mcephalus_1.1, whole genome shotgun sequence genomic window:
- the cdh2 gene encoding cadherin-2, whose translation MYSLHAAGSGLLLPPPSLLVVVVLAGLQIAAEGRGAPPCRPGFSEDVYKVVVPDITEKGQPLFNVRFLSCGRGGLVRFECSNPSDFRIEADGVVYAARTLQPSVLPALPLLIKASDATTQQQWVTQVQLTSSGSQQVQEVPVPPVVSEDLKEITFPSRNADGQLKRMKRDWVIPPINVPENSRGPFPQELVRIRSDHDKNRSLRYSVTGPGADQPPTGIFIIDPISGELSVNKPLDREHISNFHLRAHAVDLNGNQVENPIDIVINVIDMNDNRPEFTHQIWNGTVAEGSKPGTFVMTVTSVDKDDPKMPNGMLRYKILSQNPESPTSNMFTINNKTGGIITVAAGLDREKVPQYTLIIQATDMEGNPMYGLSNTATAVIRVTDVNDNPPEFTAETFFGEVPENRVNVIVANLTVTDKDQPNTPAWNAVYKITGGDPTGRFSVPTDPTTNEGLVTVVKPIDYEISRTYVLTVEARNEVPLARGIHSPRQSTATVSIRVIDVNESPYFEPNPKLIKLEEGMMPESTLTTFTAQDPDRFMQQTIRYSKLSDPANWLRIDPNTGRITTIAILDRESPFVKNSLYNATFLASDSGVPPASGTGTLQIFLLDINDNAPKVFPQETDICEKPEPNAINITALDGDLNPNAGPFAFELAHKPPDVRRNWTITRISGDYAQVSLKIGFLESGIYEIPIIITDSGNLPMSNTSYLRIKVCQCDVNGDCTDQQHIMAAGLGTGAIISILLCIIILLILVLMFVVWMKRRDKERQAKQLLIDPEDDVRDNILKYDEEGGGEEDQDYDLSQLQQPDTIEPDAIKPVGIRRLDERPLHPEPQYPMRSAAPHPGDIGDFINEGLKAADNDPTAPPYDSLLVFDYEGSGSTAGSLSSLNSSSSGGDQDYDYLNDWGPRFRKLADMYGGIDD comes from the exons TGAGGTTTCTCAGCTGTGGCCGAGGTGGTCTGGTGCGGTTTGAGTGCAGCAACCCGTCTGACTTTCGGATAGAGGCCGACGGAGTGGTTTACGCTGCCAGGACTCTCCAGCCCTCCGTGCTCCCTGCGCTACCTCTGCTGATTAAGGCCAGTGACGCCACCACTCAGCAGCAATGGGTGACTCAAGTTCAGCTGACATCATCCGGCAGCCAGCAG GTCCAGGAAGTTCCCGTCCCTCCAGTCGTGTCCGaggatttaaaggaaataactTTTCCATCACGAAACGCAGACGGCCAACTGAAACGCATGAAGAGAGACTGGGTCATCCCCCCAATCAACGTCCCGGAGAACTCGCGAGGCCCGTTCCCACAAGAGCTCGTCCGG ATCCGATCCGACCACGACAAAAACCGGTCCCTGAGATACAGCGTGACCGGCCCCGGGGCCGATCAGCCTCCCACTGGAATCTTCATCATCGACCCAATTTCTGGAGAGCTGTCAGTCAACAAGCCCCTGGATCGAGAGCATATCTCCAACTTCCAT CTGAGAGCTCATGCAGTCGACCTGAACGGCAACCAAGTCGAAAACCCTATTGATATTGTGATCAATGTGATCGACATGAACGACAACAGACCCGAGTTCACCCATCAGATCTGGAACGGCACTGTTGCAGAGGGCTCCAAGCCAG GAACATTTGTTATGACGGTTACATCTGTTGATAAAGACGACCCCAAAATGCCTAATGGCATGCTGCGATACAAGATCCTGTCGCAGAATCCCGAGAGCCCGACGTCTAACATGTTCACCATCAACAATAAAACCGGAGGCATCATTACAGTGGCAGCAGGCCTGGACAGAGAG AAAGTGCCTCAGTACACATTGATCATCCAGGCCACCGACATGGAAGGCAACCCCATGTACGGCCTCTCCAACACCGCCACCGCCGTCATCAGAGTCACCGACGTTAACGACAATCCGCCGGAGTTTACCGCCGAGACG TTTTTCGGCGAGGTGCCTGAGAACCGCGTGAATGTCATTGTGGCCAACCTCACGGTGACTGACAAGGACCAGCCCAACACGCCGGCCTGGAACGCCGTCTACAAAATCACCGGGGGCGACCCCACCGGCAGGTTCTCCGTGCCCACTGATCCCACCACTAACGAGGGCCTGGTAACCGTCGTCAAG CCTATTGACTATGAAATCAGCAGGACGTATGTGCTGACAGTGGAAGCGAGGAATGAGGTCCCCCTGGCCAGAGGCATCCACTCTCCCCGGCAGTCCACCGCCACCGTCTCCATCAGGGTGATAGATGTCAATGAGAGTCCCTACTTCGAGCCCAACCCCAAACTCATTAAACTGGAGGAGGGGATGATGCCCGAGTCAACCTTGACCACCTTCACCGCGCAGGATCCTGATCGCTTCATGCAGCAAACCATCAG ATACTCCAAACTCTCAGATCCGGCCAACTGGCTGAGGATTGACCCCAACACTGGTCGAATCACCACAATTGCCATTTTGGACCGAGAGTCGCCCTTTGTGAAGAACAGTTTGTACAATGCGACATTCCTGGCTTCTGACAGCG GTGTTCCACCAGCAAGTGGCACAGGCACCCTGCAGATCTTCCTGCTGGACATCAACGACAACGCGCCCAAGGTTTTCCCTCAGGAGACGGACATATGTGAAAAGCCGGAGCCGAACGCCATCAACATCACTGCGCTCGATGGAGACCTCAACCCCAACGCCGGGCCGTTCGCCTTCGAGTTGGCCCACAAGCCCCCCGACGTTCGGAGAAACTGGACCATAACGAGGATCAGCG GTGACTATGCCCAGGTGAGCCTGAAGATTGGCTTCCTTGAGAGCGGTATCTACGAGATCCCCATCATAATCACAGACTCAGGCAACCTGCCCATGTCCAACACCTCCTACCTGCGGATTAAAGTGTGCCAGTGCGACGTCAACGGAGACTGCACCGACCAGCAGCACATCATGGCCGCCGGCCTGGGCACAGGCGCCATCATATCTATCCTCCTGtgcatcatcatcctcctca TTCTCGTCTTGATGTTTGTGGTGTGGATGAAGCGCCGAGATAAGGAGCGGCAGGCCAAGCAGCTGCTTATCGACCCCGAGGATGACGTGAGAGACAACATCCTCAAGTATGacgaggagggtggaggagaggaggatcaG GATTACGACCTGAGTCAGCTCCAGCAGCCAGACACGATAGAGCCCGATGCCATCAAGCCGGTGGGAATCCGCCGTCTAGACGAGAGACCCCTCCACCCCGAGCCGCAGTACCCCATGAGGTCGGCGGCGCCCCACCCCGGAGACATCGGAGACTTCATCAACGAG GGACTCAAGGCAGCAGACAACGACCCCACCGCTCCTCCCTACGACTCCCTGCTAGTGTTCGACTACGAGGGCAGCGGCTCCACAGCCGGCTCCCTAAGCTCCCTCAACTCCTCCAGCAGCGGGGGCGACCAGGACTACGATTACCTCAACGACTGGGGCCCTCGCTTCAGAAAACTGGCAGACATGTACGGCGGGATCGACGACTAG